One Roseburia rectibacter DNA window includes the following coding sequences:
- a CDS encoding GntR family transcriptional regulator, translated as MIIQERNPGETGRDYAYRVMRYNIVYRELKPGTMLSEKEIADQLGLSRTPVREAFIELAKTGIIEVLPQRGSRVAYIDYAMVEEADFVRMALEKAVVELVCGMRTEDDLKELRENVMLQEFYLKNPDHIRLLELDNDFHKKLFQIAGKMQAYTMMEGICVHFDRVRDLSIGVVKDLKVVDDHKKILEAIEAQDARQAAEILTHHLQRFRLEEDAIREVYPEYFEK; from the coding sequence ATGATCATACAGGAGCGGAATCCGGGGGAGACCGGAAGAGATTATGCATACAGAGTTATGCGTTATAATATTGTATACAGGGAATTAAAGCCCGGTACGATGCTGAGCGAAAAAGAGATCGCAGATCAGCTTGGACTGTCAAGAACACCGGTGCGCGAAGCATTTATTGAACTTGCCAAGACAGGGATCATTGAAGTCCTGCCGCAGCGCGGCAGCCGTGTCGCTTATATTGATTATGCGATGGTGGAGGAAGCGGATTTTGTGCGTATGGCACTTGAAAAAGCAGTTGTGGAGCTTGTCTGTGGTATGCGGACGGAGGATGATTTAAAAGAACTGCGGGAAAATGTAATGCTTCAGGAATTTTATCTTAAAAATCCAGATCATATCCGTCTGTTAGAACTGGATAATGATTTTCATAAAAAATTATTTCAGATAGCCGGGAAAATGCAGGCATATACCATGATGGAGGGGATCTGTGTCCATTTTGACCGGGTGCGTGATTTAAGTATCGGTGTAGTGAAAGATCTGAAAGTTGTGGATGATCACAAAAAGATATTAGAAGCGATTGAAGCACAGGATGCCAGGCAGGCAGCAGAGATCCTTACGCATCACCTGCAGCGTTTCCGTTTAGAGGAAGATGCAATCCGCGAAGTTTATCCGGAATATTTTGAAAAATGA
- a CDS encoding mannitol dehydrogenase family protein — MLQLNLEGIKDKSAWQERNVKLPEFDVQAMMAETKNNPVWVHFGAGNIFRGFIAALQQSLLNQGLEKSGIIAADTFDYDIIDQIYRPHDNMTLMVSLLPDGTMKKEVIASIGAGLRAGTEFPEDMEQLKAVFRNPSLQMVSFTITEKGYALKNIEGAYLPVVQQDFENGPEKCSHAMSKVTALLLERFLSGGTPVAVVSMDNCSHNGEKLKTSVLTVVEEWEKRGFVTKEFADWVNNEEKVSFPWTMIDKITPRPAKVVEDALKELEIGEMAPVITGKNTYIAPFVNAEEPQYLVVEDRFPNGRPALEKAGVYMTDRDTVNDTERMKVTTCLNPLHTALAVYGCMLGYESIAAEMKDTELKKLVELIGKKEGMPVVTDPKILSPEKFLDEVLTKRLPNPFIPDTPQRIATDTSQKLAIRFGETIKSYCKAGKDLNELTGIPLVIAGWLRYLLAVDDAGKEFTPSSDPMLSVMQEKLKDVHLSDPDSADGKLSDILSNDTLFGCDLYEAGIAEKVIKMFKEMLEGPGAVRKVLKKYL; from the coding sequence ATGCTTCAGTTAAATTTAGAGGGAATCAAAGATAAAAGCGCATGGCAGGAAAGAAATGTAAAACTGCCGGAATTTGATGTACAGGCAATGATGGCAGAAACGAAAAATAATCCGGTATGGGTACACTTTGGTGCCGGAAACATTTTTCGGGGGTTTATTGCGGCATTGCAGCAGTCCCTGTTAAATCAGGGGCTTGAGAAGAGCGGAATTATAGCAGCTGATACATTTGATTACGATATCATAGATCAGATCTACCGCCCGCATGATAACATGACGCTGATGGTAAGTCTACTTCCGGATGGAACCATGAAAAAAGAAGTGATCGCTTCGATCGGGGCAGGACTTCGTGCCGGCACGGAATTTCCAGAAGATATGGAACAGTTAAAAGCGGTTTTTCGTAATCCATCCTTACAGATGGTTTCGTTTACGATCACAGAAAAAGGATATGCCTTAAAAAATATAGAGGGTGCATATCTGCCGGTTGTACAGCAGGATTTTGAAAATGGACCGGAAAAATGCTCACATGCAATGAGCAAAGTGACAGCACTTCTACTGGAGCGGTTTTTAAGTGGTGGTACGCCGGTTGCCGTTGTCAGTATGGATAACTGTTCACACAATGGAGAAAAATTAAAGACCAGCGTTCTGACCGTCGTAGAGGAATGGGAAAAACGAGGCTTTGTAACAAAAGAATTTGCAGACTGGGTAAATAATGAAGAAAAAGTGTCATTTCCATGGACAATGATCGACAAGATCACGCCGCGTCCGGCAAAAGTGGTGGAAGATGCCCTAAAGGAACTTGAAATTGGAGAAATGGCACCTGTCATTACCGGAAAAAATACATATATCGCACCATTTGTCAATGCAGAGGAACCACAGTATCTGGTTGTGGAAGACCGTTTCCCGAACGGCAGACCTGCGCTTGAAAAAGCAGGTGTATATATGACAGACCGCGATACGGTCAATGATACCGAGCGTATGAAAGTGACGACATGTTTAAATCCGCTTCACACAGCACTTGCAGTATATGGATGTATGCTTGGTTATGAGAGCATTGCTGCTGAAATGAAAGATACAGAGTTAAAGAAATTAGTAGAACTGATCGGCAAAAAAGAAGGTATGCCTGTAGTTACAGATCCTAAGATCTTAAGTCCGGAGAAGTTTTTAGATGAGGTGCTGACCAAACGTCTCCCAAATCCGTTTATTCCGGATACTCCACAGAGAATTGCAACTGACACGAGTCAGAAACTTGCGATCCGCTTTGGAGAGACGATCAAAAGCTACTGTAAAGCAGGAAAAGATTTAAACGAACTGACAGGAATCCCGCTTGTGATTGCCGGATGGCTCCGTTACCTTCTTGCAGTAGATGATGCAGGAAAAGAGTTTACACCAAGCAGTGATCCAATGCTTTCGGTTATGCAGGAGAAACTGAAAGATGTCCATTTATCAGATCCGGACAGTGCAGATGGAAAACTTTCTGACATTTTATCAAATGATACTTTATTTGGATGTGATCTTTATGAGGCAGGAATTGCGGAAAAAGTAATAAAAATGTTTAAAGAGATGTTAGAAGGACCGGGTGCAGTACGGAAGGTGCTGAAAAAATATCTCTAG
- the uxuA gene encoding mannonate dehydratase yields MKMTFRWFGENSDSVKLSQIKQIPGMTGVMGFLDYKAAGEVWTKEEIKDYIDGIHKAGLECEVIESVNVHEDIKIGLPTRDKYIENYKTTIRNLAEYGVKVIVYNFMPVFDWLRTDLARVIPEDGSNSLYFDEKDLGTMGPVEIVKKTAADCNGFSLPGWEPERLAELETTLKNYEGMTGDMLRENFKYFLDAIIPVCEECGVVMACHPDDPAWDIFGLPRIAHSQDDYDRIVKLHDSPANTVCLCTGSLGSDPANDIPSIIRHFGEMNRIGCMHIRNIKHLGYHNFRESSHLSSDGSLDMYEIVKAVYETCPDTYIRPDHGRMIWDETGRPGYGLYDRALGVTYLNGLWEAIDKAARKN; encoded by the coding sequence ATGAAGATGACATTTCGCTGGTTTGGAGAAAACAGTGACTCAGTAAAATTAAGCCAGATCAAACAGATTCCGGGGATGACCGGGGTTATGGGATTTTTGGATTACAAGGCAGCAGGAGAAGTCTGGACAAAAGAAGAGATCAAAGATTATATTGACGGGATTCATAAAGCCGGATTAGAGTGTGAAGTGATCGAGAGTGTCAATGTCCATGAGGATATCAAGATCGGTCTGCCGACAAGAGACAAATATATTGAAAATTATAAGACAACGATCCGCAATCTTGCTGAATACGGAGTAAAAGTCATCGTTTATAATTTTATGCCGGTATTTGACTGGCTGCGTACAGATCTTGCGCGTGTGATTCCGGAGGACGGATCAAACAGCTTATATTTTGATGAAAAGGATCTCGGAACGATGGGACCGGTTGAAATCGTGAAAAAGACTGCCGCAGATTGTAACGGTTTTTCATTGCCGGGATGGGAGCCGGAGCGTCTGGCAGAGTTAGAGACTACTTTAAAAAATTATGAGGGAATGACAGGTGATATGCTGCGGGAGAATTTTAAATATTTTCTGGATGCGATCATCCCGGTCTGTGAGGAGTGTGGCGTTGTGATGGCATGCCATCCGGATGATCCGGCATGGGATATCTTTGGACTGCCACGTATCGCACACAGTCAGGATGATTATGACCGTATCGTAAAACTGCATGATTCACCGGCAAATACAGTATGTTTATGCACTGGTTCCCTTGGATCAGATCCTGCAAATGATATTCCTTCGATCATCCGGCATTTTGGTGAGATGAACCGTATCGGCTGTATGCATATCCGTAATATCAAGCATTTGGGATATCATAATTTTCGCGAGAGCAGCCATCTTTCTTCGGATGGAAGTCTGGATATGTATGAGATTGTAAAAGCAGTTTACGAGACATGCCCAGATACCTATATCAGACCGGATCACGGAAGAATGATATGGGATGAGACAGGAAGACCTGGATATGGATTATATGACCGTGCACTTGGAGTTACATACTTAAATGGTCTTTGGGAAGCAATTGACAAAGCTGCCAGAAAGAACTAA
- the carB gene encoding carbamoyl-phosphate synthase large subunit — protein MPRNHDIKKVLVIGSGPIVIGQAAEFDYAGTQACRSLKEEGVEVVLVNSNPATIMTDKDIADQVYIEPLTVSVLEKIIAKEKPDSVLPTLGGQAGLNLGMELEEKGILEKYNVRLIGTTAETIFKAEDRQAFKDTMEKIGEPCAASQVVHNVQDGIKFTNTIGYPVVLRPAYTLGGSGGGIAHNETELVEILTNGLRLSRVGEVLVERCIAGWKEIEYEVMRDANGNCITVCNMENIDPVGVHTGDSIVVAPSQTLGDKEYQMLRTSALNIISELNITGGCNVQYALNPDSFEYCVIEVNPRVSRSSALASKATGYPIAKVAAKIALGYTLDEIKNAITGKTYASFEPMLDYCVVKIPRLPFDKFITAKRTLTTQMKATGEVMSICNNFEGALMKAIRSLEQHVDSLMSYDFTGLSDKELNEQLHVVDDRRIWVIAEALRRGESYDEIHEITKIDRWFIDKLAILVEMENQLKNEPLTVELLKEAKRIEFPDSVIAKLTGKTEKEIHDMRYENGIVAAFKMVDTCAAEFEASTPYYYSVFGSENEAIETNPKKKVLVLGSGPIRIGQGIEFDYCSVHCTWAFAKEGWETVIINNNPETVSTDFDIADKLYFEPLTPEDVESIVRLEKPDGAVVQFGGQTAIKLTESLMKMGVKILGTKAEDVDAAEDRELFDEILEKTQIPRAAGGTVFTAEEAKEVANRLGYPVLVRPSYVLGGQGMKIAFNDDEIEEFIGIINRIAQDHPILVDKYLQGKEIEVDAVCDGTDILIPGIMEHIERTGVHSGDSISVYPAPTISDHVKETIVEYTKRLAQALHVIGLINIQFIAMDEQVYVIEVNPRSSRTVPYISKVTGIPIVDLATKVIIGDTIRGLGYEPGLAPTADYIAIKMPVFSFEKLRGAEISLGPEMKSTGECLGIAKTFNEALYKAFLGAGVTLPKYKQMIMTVKDADKPEAVGVAKRFEALGYKIYATRSTAKYLQEHGVNALRVNKISQESPNVMDLILGHKIDLVIDTPTQGNGDKTRDGFLIRRNAIETGVYCITAMDTANALARSLETATDDLTPVDIATVKNL, from the coding sequence ATGCCAAGAAATCATGACATAAAAAAAGTTTTAGTAATTGGTTCCGGCCCGATCGTAATTGGACAGGCTGCAGAGTTTGACTATGCAGGTACACAGGCATGCCGCTCATTGAAAGAAGAGGGTGTTGAGGTTGTGCTGGTAAACTCAAACCCGGCGACGATCATGACAGATAAAGATATCGCAGATCAGGTTTATATTGAGCCGCTTACGGTATCTGTTTTAGAGAAGATCATTGCAAAAGAAAAACCGGACAGCGTATTGCCAACTTTAGGTGGACAGGCAGGCTTAAACCTTGGTATGGAGTTAGAGGAAAAAGGCATCCTTGAAAAATATAATGTCAGACTGATCGGTACAACTGCAGAGACGATTTTTAAGGCTGAGGATCGTCAGGCATTCAAAGATACCATGGAAAAGATCGGTGAGCCTTGTGCAGCATCCCAGGTCGTACACAACGTACAAGATGGTATCAAGTTTACCAATACCATTGGTTATCCGGTCGTACTTCGTCCGGCATATACGCTTGGCGGAAGCGGCGGTGGTATCGCACATAACGAGACCGAGCTGGTTGAGATCTTAACAAACGGTCTGCGTCTTTCCCGTGTCGGAGAGGTATTGGTAGAGCGTTGTATCGCAGGATGGAAAGAGATCGAGTATGAGGTAATGCGTGATGCGAACGGCAACTGTATCACCGTATGTAACATGGAAAATATCGATCCGGTCGGTGTACATACCGGTGATTCCATCGTTGTTGCACCTTCCCAGACACTTGGCGATAAGGAATACCAGATGCTCCGTACATCTGCATTAAATATTATTTCCGAGTTAAATATCACCGGAGGATGTAACGTACAGTATGCATTGAATCCGGACAGCTTTGAGTACTGCGTCATCGAGGTTAACCCGCGTGTATCCCGTTCTTCTGCACTTGCATCCAAAGCAACCGGATACCCGATCGCAAAAGTTGCTGCAAAGATCGCATTAGGTTACACCTTAGATGAGATCAAAAATGCAATTACCGGAAAAACTTATGCAAGTTTCGAGCCGATGCTTGACTATTGTGTTGTAAAGATTCCGAGACTTCCGTTTGACAAATTCATCACGGCAAAGAGAACACTTACCACACAGATGAAGGCGACCGGAGAGGTCATGAGTATCTGCAACAACTTTGAGGGCGCATTGATGAAAGCAATCCGTTCCTTAGAGCAGCACGTAGACAGCTTAATGTCTTATGACTTTACAGGACTTTCTGATAAAGAGTTAAACGAGCAGCTTCATGTGGTGGATGACCGCCGTATCTGGGTGATCGCAGAGGCACTCCGCAGAGGCGAAAGTTATGATGAGATCCATGAGATCACAAAGATTGACCGCTGGTTTATTGATAAACTTGCCATCTTAGTTGAGATGGAAAATCAGTTAAAGAATGAGCCTTTAACTGTAGAGTTATTAAAAGAAGCAAAACGTATCGAATTCCCGGACAGTGTTATTGCAAAACTGACCGGAAAGACCGAAAAAGAAATCCATGATATGCGTTATGAAAATGGCATCGTGGCAGCATTCAAGATGGTAGATACCTGTGCCGCAGAGTTTGAGGCATCCACACCGTACTACTATTCCGTATTCGGAAGTGAGAACGAAGCCATCGAAACCAATCCAAAGAAAAAGGTACTGGTACTTGGTTCCGGTCCGATTCGTATCGGACAGGGTATCGAGTTTGATTACTGCTCCGTACACTGTACCTGGGCATTTGCAAAAGAGGGATGGGAGACCGTCATCATCAACAACAACCCGGAGACCGTTTCCACTGACTTTGATATTGCTGACAAACTTTATTTTGAGCCTCTGACACCGGAAGATGTAGAGAGCATCGTAAGACTCGAAAAACCGGATGGTGCTGTCGTACAGTTTGGTGGACAGACTGCGATCAAATTAACCGAGAGCCTGATGAAGATGGGCGTTAAGATCCTTGGAACAAAAGCAGAGGATGTCGATGCGGCAGAGGATCGTGAGCTTTTCGATGAGATCTTAGAGAAAACACAGATTCCGAGAGCAGCAGGTGGAACCGTGTTTACTGCAGAGGAAGCGAAAGAAGTTGCAAACCGTCTCGGTTATCCGGTACTGGTAAGACCTTCTTACGTACTTGGTGGACAGGGTATGAAGATCGCATTTAATGATGATGAGATCGAAGAATTTATCGGCATCATCAACCGTATTGCACAGGATCACCCGATCCTTGTAGATAAATATTTACAGGGAAAAGAGATCGAAGTCGATGCAGTCTGTGATGGAACGGATATCCTGATCCCTGGTATCATGGAGCACATCGAGCGTACCGGTGTACACTCCGGAGACAGTATTTCTGTTTACCCGGCACCGACGATCAGTGACCATGTCAAAGAGACGATCGTTGAGTATACCAAACGTCTTGCACAGGCACTGCATGTAATCGGACTGATCAATATCCAGTTTATCGCCATGGACGAGCAGGTGTATGTCATCGAAGTAAACCCGCGTTCTTCGAGAACTGTGCCATACATCAGCAAAGTTACCGGTATTCCGATCGTTGATCTTGCAACGAAAGTAATTATCGGTGATACGATCCGTGGACTTGGATATGAGCCGGGACTTGCACCGACCGCAGATTACATTGCAATCAAGATGCCGGTATTCTCCTTCGAGAAACTGCGTGGTGCTGAGATCTCCTTAGGACCGGAGATGAAATCAACCGGTGAGTGCCTTGGTATTGCAAAGACCTTTAACGAGGCTCTCTACAAAGCATTCCTCGGTGCAGGTGTGACTTTACCGAAGTACAAACAGATGATCATGACAGTAAAAGATGCAGATAAACCGGAAGCAGTCGGTGTTGCAAAACGTTTTGAGGCACTTGGCTACAAGATTTACGCAACGAGAAGCACCGCAAAATATTTACAGGAGCACGGCGTCAATGCACTTCGTGTCAACAAGATCTCTCAGGAGTCACCGAACGTTATGGACTTAATCTTAGGACATAAGATCGACCTTGTCATTGACACACCGACACAGGGAAATGGTGATAAGACCAGAGACGGATTCCTGATCCGGAGAAATGCAATCGAGACAGGTGTTTACTGTATCACGGCAATGGATACGGCAAATGCGTTAGCACGCAGCTTAGAGACTGCGACCGATGATCTGACACCGGTGGATATTGCTACCGTAAAGAATCTGTAA
- a CDS encoding HD-GYP domain-containing protein: protein MQFVKTADLKPGMRLAKPIYNKMGVLLYERDTLLTMQGINSIENFGLIGIFILEPAEPVPPLSREDLEFEQFQTIYVFKLKENMDRLQANQAPVSLSDLVRDIQTHYGSLDHKLNFAQNLRSSADFVYKHSISVGILCAMITNQMHLPAAEQTALITAALLYDFGYLYVPQTVLDKGDDLTTADKDFIQLNLERGYETLRPDRGDYKFPVHTLDIIQQIIFKNSRTLKVKEPADNIRLLVDILAVADEFDHLTAMNINKPPISEIAAMGRLKKDKATYNPLVLSALAECIHILPTGACVDLSDGEKALVLAENPADFLHPMVLKFSTNMIYDLSDPVISKSLKITDIMKTMDNRIALDKDSVKQFVSDAYIKETADRFRKVKLQIAQHKQSELEQKAASALMSSASVIPQNAGTEKSLTQKKTRKKMKLR, encoded by the coding sequence ATGCAATTTGTAAAAACAGCAGATTTAAAACCCGGCATGAGACTTGCAAAACCAATCTACAATAAGATGGGTGTTCTTCTTTATGAAAGAGACACACTTTTAACCATGCAGGGTATTAACAGTATCGAAAACTTTGGTCTGATCGGTATTTTTATTCTTGAGCCGGCAGAGCCGGTACCGCCTCTTTCCAGAGAGGATCTTGAATTCGAACAGTTCCAGACGATATATGTTTTTAAACTAAAAGAAAATATGGATCGTCTGCAGGCCAATCAGGCACCTGTTTCGCTGAGCGATCTCGTCCGGGACATCCAGACACATTACGGCAGTCTTGATCACAAATTAAATTTTGCACAAAACCTGCGAAGTTCTGCAGATTTTGTTTACAAACATTCCATCAGTGTCGGCATTCTCTGTGCGATGATCACAAATCAGATGCATCTGCCTGCTGCAGAACAGACAGCCCTTATCACAGCTGCGCTTCTCTACGATTTTGGTTATCTGTATGTACCACAGACAGTGTTAGACAAGGGGGATGACCTTACAACAGCAGATAAGGATTTTATCCAGCTCAACTTAGAGCGCGGTTATGAAACGCTCCGCCCGGACCGTGGTGATTATAAATTCCCGGTACATACGCTTGATATCATCCAGCAGATCATTTTTAAAAACAGCCGTACTTTAAAAGTCAAAGAACCGGCAGACAATATCCGTCTTCTCGTCGATATTTTAGCAGTAGCGGACGAATTTGACCATCTGACCGCAATGAACATTAACAAACCGCCAATTTCAGAAATTGCTGCCATGGGACGTCTGAAAAAGGATAAAGCCACCTACAATCCGCTCGTACTTTCCGCTTTAGCAGAATGTATCCATATTCTTCCGACCGGTGCATGTGTTGATCTTTCCGATGGAGAAAAAGCCCTTGTGCTTGCAGAGAATCCGGCTGATTTTCTTCATCCGATGGTACTGAAGTTTTCCACAAACATGATATACGATTTAAGTGACCCGGTGATCAGTAAATCTTTAAAGATCACAGATATCATGAAAACTATGGACAACCGCATCGCTTTAGACAAAGATTCTGTCAAACAATTTGTCTCTGATGCCTATATCAAAGAAACGGCAGACCGTTTCCGCAAGGTTAAACTTCAGATTGCCCAGCACAAGCAAAGTGAGCTGGAACAGAAAGCTGCAAGTGCTTTAATGAGCAGTGCTTCCGTGATCCCACAGAATGCCGGCACAGAAAAATCACTGACACAAAAAAAGACACGCAAAAAAATGAAACTTCGTTAA